In the Rhodoferax fermentans genome, CTTGCGCTCACCGGCATCAACGCCCAAATCACTTTCTCGCCACACGCCAAGGAAAAAGGGGTGCTGCAAGCCATTGCCGATGACATCCTCAGCGCGAAAACTTCTGTCTTTTATTCATTGGCGTTCCTGAATCAGACGGGCGGCCCGGTCACCGACGCCATCAAGGCCGTCACCAAGAAGCAGGGAATCTTTGTTTATGGCATTTCCGACAAACGAACAGGTGGCCTGGATGTTCACCTGCCTGACGGCAAGGTGGCGCCGGTTTTTGCCGCCAACCTCAGCAAAAATCTTCCTGAGCCTTTCAAGAGTGAACCCACGGCGCTGAGCGCCAACGGCGGGGGTACCCGCATGCACCACAAGTTTGTTGTGATTGATTTCGACAAACCGAGCGCCCGCGTCTACACGGGCTCCTACAACTTCTCGAAACCTGCTGACAACGAAAACGGCGAGAACCTGCTCCTGATCAAAAACCGCCGCATCGCGGTCTCCTACATGATCCAGGCCCTGACCCTCTTCGATCACTACCATTTCCGCGTCCTGCAGGCCAAAGCCGACGCGTCCAACAAGCCCATCCAGTTGAAGAAGGCCCCCAAAGTCGGCCAAAAACCGTGGTGGGATGAAGACTACACCGACCCACGCAAAGTCCTTGATCGCGAATTGTTTGCCTAGTGGCCCCAATAGCCCTGTGTGTCTTTGACCTGCAAGGGGCCATGTCTGTCCCCGCTTTGACGGCCATCAGGTGGTAGGCGTACTTGATGCGCCCGCAATCCGTCCCGCTGGCCCGCGCGAATCTCTTTTGTGGCGGCGTTCCAGGCGATCACCGGGGGGGGGCGGCGGAATCCATTCAAAATGGTTTGAGTACAACCAGCACCGCAATCAGCGCCGTGGTCGCCATGGTGGCGCCAGCCGCAAACTGGAGGCCCGCCCAGGGCGGGCTGGTGACATCACCGGTCATTTGGCGCAGTTTGCCGGCCAACATGCCGTGCGACGCGGCAAGTGCCAATGCCAAAGTCAACTTGATTTGAAGCCATGGCATGGCCAGCCAGCCCGTTTGGAGCGCCAT is a window encoding:
- a CDS encoding CopD family protein, producing MSFLWIKALHIVAMVTWIGGMLMLCLLLGALSRAPVLRLPQERRLMFMVRRWDRTITTPAMVLTWILGLVMALQTGWLAMPWLQIKLTLALALAASHGMLAGKLRQMTGDVTSPPWAGLQFAAGATMATTALIAVLVVLKPF